The Salmo salar chromosome ssa19, Ssal_v3.1, whole genome shotgun sequence DNA window GAACTTGGGTAAACTCATGACCAACTTGAGGTCTACTCACCCCCACTTTGTGCGTTGCCTCATCCCCAACGAGACCAAGACTCCTGGGGCCATGGAGAATCCTCTGGTCATGCACCAGCTGCGCTGTAACGGTGTGCTGGAAGGCATCAGGATCTGTAGAAAGGGCTTCCCCAACAGGATCCTGTATGCTGACTTCAAACAAAGGTACAAATTATTATGCTTTTATTATGCATAAATTCAACTGTTTACCTATTCAGGGGTTCTATTTTTGAAGATAATTGCTTTCTGATTTAAATTCAGATACCGCATCCTCAATCCAAATGCTATCCCTGAGGGTCAGTTCATGGACAACATGAAGGCAGCAGAAAAACTTCTGGGCTCTCTGGACATTGACCACACCCAGTACAGATTAGGACACACTAAGGTACGTTCTCTAAATAGATGAAAAGCAATAGCAGCAATTACAGGGTCCAAGCATTATATTACCAATACAACACCATCAGGTCAACCGGAGCAATGCCACTTGCTGATATACCACTGACCATGCTTACAACATATCATCTGTCTCTAGGCCAAATGGATCAAGTCAAGAGATACAAATATATACTTGGTGTAGCGCCACCATGTAGTAAATCCAGATCTGGCTACATATAAGATATGAAAAGCATTGTGGCCATACTGTTTGAGATAGACCGTGCCAAATGTTTTAAATCTTGGTCAAAATGCTGGGTAAGTTGTAAAATCAATTTCTCATTCCAGGGCCAACTTGTGGTCAATTTGTGCCTTTTTCGCACAGAGGCAAGAAATCAACAATCTAAACATGACTATAAACATGGGGGATAAGACATTCAAGTTATTTGTGGTCAACTGGCAGACAAATataatcctacagaatataagaTGATCCAACCACCACATGATGGCCTTTGTCTATCATTAGGTGTTCTTCAAGGCTGGTCTCCTGGGTACCCTTGAGGAGATGAGAGATGACCGTCTCGCTCTTATCATCACTGGCCTCCAGGCCCGATCACGTGGTCTCCTTGCCAGAATTGAGTTCCAGAAAATTGTTGAACGCAGGTTGGAATAAGAATAGATAAAACTTCTGCAGACAATATGGTGGAGGTGGAAAAGGGTGTATAAAAAGCTACTTCTATTTCATTTCACAGGGATGCCTTGCTTGTGATCCAATGGAACATTCGTGCCTTCATGGGTGTCAAGAATTGGCCCTGGATGAAGATGTACTTCAAGATTAAACCTCTGCTGAAGTCAGCAGAGACTGAGAAGGAGATGGCGAACATGAAGGAAGAATTCCTGAAGCTTAAAGAGGCTTATGCTAAAAGTGAAGCCCGTAGAAAGGAGCTGGAAGAGAAGATGGTCTCCCTTATCCAAGAGAAGAATGACCTGCAGATCGCTGTTCAAACTGTGAGTAGCTTTAACTGCACTACAGTTACGTTGCTGCACTCACATCCTTTGTCAATACTGCCTTAGCTAACTACAGAAATGTAAAAACAGAGAAAAAGGAGACATGATTTGCTAAATAGGTATGCACAATCAGCGGAGCATTTGTAGTCTCCAAATATTTTGCCACCAAACAGAAAATTTGATATACTTACAATATACTGACACATTGACAGTCAGAAGACACTATTGGTGATGCTGAAGAGAGATGCGAGGGTCTGATCAAGAGCAAAATCCAGCTTGAGGCCAAAGCCAAAGAGCTGACAGAAAgactggaggatgaggaggagatgaaTTCAGAGCTGACTGCTAAGAAGAGGAAGCTGGAAGATGAGTGCTCAGAACTCAAGAAGGACATTGATGATCTGGAGCTCACTCTGGCTAAAGTGGAGAAGGAAAAGCATGCCACAGAGAACAAGGTAAAAGTTGTTCTTCATTCTTGTATTGTTAAAACGCCAATTGATTGTTTTGGATGAAAGCGTAATGACATTGTTTCCTTAGGTTAAAAACCTTACTGAAGAGATGGCAGCTCTGGACGAAATCATTGCCAAGCTGACCAAGGAGAAGAAGGCTCTGCAGGAGGCTCATCAGCAAACATTGGATGACCTGCAGAGTGAGGAGGACAAGGTCAACACACTGACCAAGGCCAAAGCCAAACTGGAACAGCAAGTTGATGATGTGAGTATTAAATAGGAATTCATAAATATGACAAAATAAGTAATATTCTAAAATAGACTACAGTACAATATTGTTTAATATATCCTTCATCAGCTCGAAGGGTCTCTGGAGCAAGAGAAGAAGGTGAGGATGGACCTTGAGAGAGCCAAAAGAAAGCTGGAAGGAGACTTGAAGTTGACCCAGGAGAGCCTAATGGACCTGGAGAACGACAAGCAGCAAATGGAGGAGAGAATGAAGAAGTAAGATCAAAGATCAAAAAATGGTTATAGAATATTATTCAGTAGAAATGCTTTCTCAAAAAGCATGTTCTTTTTAATAGGAAGGACTTTGAGATGAGCCAACTCAACAGCAAGATTGAGGATGAACAGGCCATGAGTGCCCAACTTCAGAAGAAACTGAAAGAGCTGCAGGTATTTCAATAGCATTATTGAAAAGGGAATCTTTCTGTTACACTTGTAGAGTTGTAAAGTAACGAATTACAACTACTCTAGTTAATGTAATTGAGTAGCTTTTctgagtatttttttttaaagtcagtaATTTTATTCTAGTTGAGTAAAATGTTGTGTAACAATATTCTACTTAAGAAAAATATTTCAGTAATCCCTACACCCCTGATTTTAATCGCTTTGAATGTTTAATTTATTTTCAAATGTTGCCTTGTTGCTATTAATAAAATAAACGAACTTTTACTTTTTCAATTTAATGCATGGAAAATATGTGTAACAACATTCAGATACCCTTAGCAAAATTATCAAGCTTAATGAAGTACTCAGAGTACTTTTTAAATTATCTaccatttacttttacttgagaagGATATTTCAGTACTCTTTCCCCCATTGTACACTTGACACTTGTTCTGTAAATCGTAATTCCCTCCATTTCAGGCCCGCattgaggagctggaggaagagcTGGAGTCTGAGAGAGCTGCCCGTGCCAAGGTGGAGAAACAGAGGGCAGACTTGgccagagagctggaggagatcagtgagaggctggaggaggcaggtggagcCACTGCTGCCCAGATTGAGATGAACAAGAAGAGGGAGGCTGAGTTCCAGAAGGTGCGCAGAGACCTTGAAGAGGCTACTCTGCAGCATGAGGCTACAGCTGCCTCTCTGAGGAAGAAAAATGCTGACAGTGTGGCTGACCTGGGAGAGCAGATTGACAACCTTCAGAGAGTGAAGCAgaagctggagaaggagaagagtgaGCTCAGGCTGGAGCTGGATGATGTGGCCTCCAACATGGAGCAGATTGTGAAGTCCAAAGTATGTGGTATCACTAAGCAATCATAAAATGTGTTATCGGTACATGCTTTTTAAAGATGGAATCTAGTGACGGTCTTCTGTCATTCAAAAACAAATCTGTTTTTAGACAAACTTGGAGAAAATGTGCCGCACTCTCGAGGACCAGATGAGTGAATACAGGACGAAAGCTGAGGAAGGACAGCGATCCATCAATGATTTCACCATGCAGAAAGCAAAGCTTCAAACTGAGAATGGTATATTAACTAAAAATCGGGACATTCACATGAACAGCAACAACAAATAACCAAATAAGTAATATCATTTGAAATAATTAGAATTGCATTAAAACAGGTGAACTTGCCAGACAGCTGGAGGAGAAGGACTCTCTGGTCTCTCAACTGACCAGAGGTAAGCAGTCCAACGTTCAGCAGATTGAAGACCTCAAGAGACAACTGGAGGAGGAAGTCAAGGTATTTATACAAAAAATGAAGTGTCAATAATCAACTTCATTTAACCTCCGGCATAATTTGATTCTTTACAAAATGTCCTTACCAGGCAAAGAACGCACTTGCCCATGCAGTGCAGTCTGCTCGCCATGACTCAGATCTGCTGAGGGAGCAGtatgaggaggagcaggaggccaaGGCTGAGCTACAGCGTGGCATGTCCAAAGCTAATGCTGAAGTGGCTCAGTGGAGAACCAAGTATGAAACTGATGCCATCCAGAAGACCGAGGAGCTTGAAGATGCAAAGTAAGGATGTTTTCTTACTTTTAAGGCTATTCAACCTTGGCTGAATTAGTGACACATAAAAGTACATGAATGATACTTGAATTACCTGATATAgagcgcattcagaaagtattcagaccccttgactttttccacattttgttacgttaaagccttattcgaaaattgattaaattgtctttttccctaatcaatctacctacacacaataccccataacgacaaagtaaaacaggtttttagaaattttagcaaattaatAACAAAAAAATTACTGAAACATCAGATTTACATtaacattcagaccctttactcagtactttgttgaaacacctttggcagcgattacagccttgagtattcttcggtatgacgctacaagcttgacacacctgcattttgggagtttctcccattcttctctgtagatcctctcaacctctgtcaggttggatggggagtgtcgctgcacagttattttcaggtctctccagaaatgttcgatcaggttcaattctgggttctggctgggcaaatcaaggacattcagagacttgacccgaagcaactcctgtgttgtctaggctgtgtgcttagggtcgttgtactgttggaaggtgaaccttcgcaccagtcTTAGGTCTGAGtgctcttgagcaggttttcatcaaggaactctctgtactttgctctgttcatctatccctcaatcctgaatagtctcccagtccgtgCCGTTGAAGAAcatcccaccaccatgcttcaccgtagggatggtgccaggtttcctccagacatgacgcttggcattcaggccaaacagttcaatcttggtttcatcagaccagaggatcgtttactcatggtctgagagtcctttaggtgccttttggcaaactccaagcaggctgtcatgtgccttttactgaggagtggcatccgtctggccattctaccataaaggcctggttggtggagcgctgcagagatggttgtccttctggaagggtctcccatctccagaggaactctggagctttgtcagagtgaccaccggattcttggttacctccctacaaaaggcccttctcccccgattgctcagtttggccgggcggccagctctaggaagagtcttggtggttccaaacgtcttccatttaagaatgatggaggctagtgTTCTTGGcgtccttcaatgctgcagacattttttggtacccttccccagatctgtgcttcgacacaatcctctctcggagctctacagacaattcctttgacctcatggcttggttttatctctgacatgcactgtcaactgttggaccttatatagacgtgtgtgtctttccaaattacgtccaaacaatttaatttaccacaggtggactccagtcaagttgtagaaacatctcaaggatgatcaatggaaacaggatgcacctgagctcaatttcgagtctcatagcaaagggtctgaataattatgtaaataaggtatttctgttttttttttttaagaaatttgctaaaattgataaaaatctgtttttgctttgtcgttatgggttattgtgtgtagattgatgagaaaaatatataatttaatacatttttgaataagtctgtaatgtaacaaaatgtgggtctgaatactttccaaatgcactctaCAATCATTAAATATCAGACAGAAAAAAGGCAGATGTCTTAAATGTTTCTCATCTATGTCAATCCAGGAAGAAGCTGGCTCAGCGTCTGCAGGATGCAGAGGAAGCTGTGGAAGCTGTTAATGCTAAATGCTCCTCCCTGGAGAAGACCAAACACAGACTCCAGAATGAGATTGAAGATCTCATGGTGGATGTGGAGAGATCCAATGCAGCTGCTGCCGCTCTGGACAAAAAGCAAAGGAACTTCGACAAGGTAAGAAAATAAATGGTATACTCAAGTCCTATTAGCCTTCATTATAGTACATGATAGGggcagccaggtagcctagtggttagagaagtgGGCCAGCAACTTCAGACTGGAAAACCTGGTGAGAAGTGAGCCGGTAACCGGAGGTTTGCTGACATTATCCTACCATCGCCTGgagttgtgcccttgagcaaggcacttaaccccctaTAATTGCTCCAGGGGTGCAGTAATGCGGCTGACCCATTGCTTCCTGCCCCTGTGTGTCTCAGGGGCTTGGGTTGTGAGCCTCTTTCTTCTGTAAGTTAATGGACAATAAAGTACATCTTATcctaataatatactgtattgaAACCACTTACGTTTACAGGTCCTGGCTGAGTGGAAGCAGAAGTTTGAAGAGGCTCAGACTGAGCTGGAGAGTTCCCAGAAAGAGGCCAGATCTCTCAGCACTGAACTCTTCAAACTCAAGAACTCTTATGAGGAATCTCTGGATCATCTGGAGTCCATGAAAAGAGAGAACAAGAACCTCCAAGGTCAGAGCATATGCATTATTGGACTAAATAACTTAGTACAGGGGTTCCCCTATGCTAGGGCTCGGCATAGGGGGAGCCCACGTTTCATGGGGGGGCACGAGACCTTCCTTGATTTGAAGGGAACAATTCACAAAACAACGATCTGCGATGCTTTAGGCTAGAAAAAAAGCAGCAAACTGCCAGAGAAAGGCACAACTCTGATGCACATGGGAATATATTTGGTTGTCTCTATGACATTCAGAAGCTGAGCTATGACCTAAAGTCGAGGAGTCAAAGAAATTGTACTTTGTTTGGGAAGCCATcttcagggatgcaaactggtgagggcccaaaaaggtgacaAATTTTCTTTGCACAGAAACACGCTGCTTTAAAATGCAAATTTCTAGTGACTTTCAGGCTGGATCCCTTCTTGAAATGCAGGTTTAAACTGTGtactaattaaacaacaaagattattatctacatgatcagtctctgtgtaaactaaaaagtggttaatgtgaacctaactcaTAGCAAAAAAATTTAAGGAAAgctatcaaatgttatttgttgcctagactttactgcaaataGCACTCAAGTCCACAGAATAAACAATACACTGATATTggttagccatgacagcctttataatagaacggatgtgaccacacacacacacactaaatattgcacttgggaaaaaaacatcttaaaatACAAACACATCCCTCGTTCGCTTATAGCCAGTAGTGATCAAAACAAGCATATTAcacaaaaacatttataaaaaattatcATCAGATCTATACGAATCAAGTATGTTacctattttggattcaaaacgAATTTCGCCGAaagcattttaacattttgaaaggcgactagtttgcatccctgcaTCTTATACAATGTGTGActctgtcactatcaattgatcTATTCACGTTCTGTAAAAGAGAATATGTATAATTAAATTGAGTTTAAATAAATTATCATAATAAAACATATTCGGTAGCGGAATAACATTTGGGGAAATTGTGTCAATTTATTATCTTTATTCTTCTTATTATCCTTCTTATCACTAAATAGCATGACTTAGTCAATTAAATATGGAAAGGACAATAACAATAGAGATAACAAATATTCTGATGTACAATTACATTTTTCCACAGAGGAAATTTCTGACTTGACTGAGCAACTTGGTGAGGGCGGAAAGAGCATCCATGAGCTGGAGAAGATCCGTAAACAGCTGGAGCAGGAGAAGGCTGAGATACAGTCAGCTCTAGAGGAAGCTGAGGTAAGAATAGAAAACATTTACTCATAGTGAAAGTACCAGAATTGAATTGTAAAATCTTCTAAACTATGGGTGGCTGTGTTCTCATAGGGCTCCCTAGAGCATGAAGAGGGCAAGATCCTGAGAGCACAGCTGGAGTTCAATCAGGTCAAAGCTGACATTGAACGGAAGCTAgtggagaaggatgaggagatggAGATGAATAAGAGGAACCAGCAGAGAGTGGTGGATACCCTGCAAAGCTCCCTGGAGTCAGAGACTCGCAGCAGGAATGAAGCTCTCAGgctgaagaagaagatggagggagatctCAATGAGATGGAGATCCAGCTCAGCCAGGCTAACAGGCAGGCAACAGAGGCCCAGAAGCAACTTAAGGGTCTTCATTCCCATCTGAAGGTAATACTTCCACACCATTGTGAATTAAAAACATTGCTTGTGCCTTCACAAAAAGCCAAACCACACTGTGAAACAAAATATAGTAAAATCAATTCTCTCTACAGGATTCTCAAATGCAGCTGGATGATGCTCTTCGTGGCAGTGATGACCTGAAGGAGAACATTGCTATTGTAGAGAGACGTAACAACCTGATGCAGGCTGAGCTGGATGAGTTGAGAGCCATGGTGGAGCAGACTGAGAGAGGCCGCAAACTGGCTGAGCAGGAACTGCTGGATGTTAGTGAGAGAGTTCAGCTGCTGCACTCACAGGTAAGATGGTAATAGATAACAATTCGTGTTCTCCTTAAAATATCTGTGATTTGAGATTTGTTGAGGTTATATTAAAATAAATTTGTCATATATATGTGTAGAACACCAGCCTGTTGAGCCAGAAGAAGAAGCTAGAGGGTGACACATCCCAGCTTCAGAATGAAGTGGAGGAGGCTGTGCAGGAGTGCAGAAACGCTGAGGAAAAGGCCAAAAAGGCCATTACTGATGCTGCCATGATGGCAGAGGAGCTGAAGAAGGAGCAGGACACCAGTTCTCATCTGGAGCGCATGAAAAAGAACATGGAGCAGACCATCAAGGACCTGCAGCACCGCCTGGATGAAGCTGAACAAATTGCCATGAAAGGTGGCAAGAAGCAGATCCAGAAGCTGGAGTCCAGAGTAAGTGTCTGAGGCCCAACCTCATAATCTTCTATTAATTCTAAATCATTTTTCATATTTATAGTCATATTTCTAGCTTTAATATTAAAGGCAGTGGTAACTAACAACATAATTGGAATTAATGTGTTAACATTCATCATGTCTTTCTAGGTGAGGGAGCTAGAGAGTGAAGTGGAAATGGAGCAAAGGAGGAGCAGTGATTCTGTGAAAGGAGTCCGTAAATATGAGAGACGCATCAAGGAGCTCACCTACCAGGTACATCATATATTTTAATTTAACAATGCACTATTAACATGTTAAGAATCAAAtgtaagacacacaaatgacaatTTTTTCCTTTCTTTTTGGCTACAGACTGAGGAAGACCGTAAGAATTTGTCCCGTCTTCAGGACCTGGTGGACAAACTGCAGCTGAAGGTCAAATCCTACAAGAGAACTTCAGAGGAGGCTGTAAGTAGAAAA harbors:
- the LOC106579610 gene encoding myosin-7, whose translation is MGDSLMAEFGAAASYLRKSDKERMECQTRPFDIKRECYVPDPEVEYVKATITSRDGAKVTVDTEFGKTVTVKEDDVHPQNPPKFDKIEDMAMFTFLHEPAVLFNLKERYAAWMIYTYSGLFCVTVNPYKWLPVYDQSVVNAYRGKKRTEAPPHIFSISDNAYQYMLSDRENQSVLITGESGAGKTVNTKRVIQYFASIAAVSGKKSAAEEKKGTLEDQIIQANPALEAFGNAKTIRNDNSSRFGKFIRIHFGVSGKLSSADIETYLLEKSRVTFQLKAERDYHIFYQILSQKKPELLEMLLITSNPYDYAFISQGEITVTSINDADELMATDDAFNVLGFSQEEINGIYKLTGAIMHYGNMKFKNKQREEQAEADGTEDIDKAAYLMGLNSADLVKGLCHPRVKVGNEWVTKGQSVDQVNYSIGALSKKIYENMFLWMVIRINLSLDTKNARQHFIGVLDIAGFEIFDFNTFEQLCINFTNEKLQQFFNHHMFVLEQEEYKKEGIVWEFIDFGMDLAACIDLIERPMGIMSILEEECMFPKASDSTFKAKLYDTHLGKNACFQKPRIIKGRPEAHFSLVHYAGTVDYNIGNWLVKNKDPLNETVVGLFQKSGLKFLANLFVGYAGAEGAPEEKAAGGKKKKGSSFQTVSALHRENLGKLMTNLRSTHPHFVRCLIPNETKTPGAMENPLVMHQLRCNGVLEGIRICRKGFPNRILYADFKQRYRILNPNAIPEGQFMDNMKAAEKLLGSLDIDHTQYRLGHTKVFFKAGLLGTLEEMRDDRLALIITGLQARSRGLLARIEFQKIVERRDALLVIQWNIRAFMGVKNWPWMKMYFKIKPLLKSAETEKEMANMKEEFLKLKEAYAKSEARRKELEEKMVSLIQEKNDLQIAVQTSEDTIGDAEERCEGLIKSKIQLEAKAKELTERLEDEEEMNSELTAKKRKLEDECSELKKDIDDLELTLAKVEKEKHATENKVKNLTEEMAALDEIIAKLTKEKKALQEAHQQTLDDLQSEEDKVNTLTKAKAKLEQQVDDLEGSLEQEKKVRMDLERAKRKLEGDLKLTQESLMDLENDKQQMEERMKKKDFEMSQLNSKIEDEQAMSAQLQKKLKELQARIEELEEELESERAARAKVEKQRADLARELEEISERLEEAGGATAAQIEMNKKREAEFQKVRRDLEEATLQHEATAASLRKKNADSVADLGEQIDNLQRVKQKLEKEKSELRLELDDVASNMEQIVKSKTNLEKMCRTLEDQMSEYRTKAEEGQRSINDFTMQKAKLQTENGELARQLEEKDSLVSQLTRGKQSNVQQIEDLKRQLEEEVKAKNALAHAVQSARHDSDLLREQYEEEQEAKAELQRGMSKANAEVAQWRTKYETDAIQKTEELEDAKKKLAQRLQDAEEAVEAVNAKCSSLEKTKHRLQNEIEDLMVDVERSNAAAAALDKKQRNFDKVLAEWKQKFEEAQTELESSQKEARSLSTELFKLKNSYEESLDHLESMKRENKNLQEEISDLTEQLGEGGKSIHELEKIRKQLEQEKAEIQSALEEAEGSLEHEEGKILRAQLEFNQVKADIERKLVEKDEEMEMNKRNQQRVVDTLQSSLESETRSRNEALRLKKKMEGDLNEMEIQLSQANRQATEAQKQLKGLHSHLKDSQMQLDDALRGSDDLKENIAIVERRNNLMQAELDELRAMVEQTERGRKLAEQELLDVSERVQLLHSQNTSLLSQKKKLEGDTSQLQNEVEEAVQECRNAEEKAKKAITDAAMMAEELKKEQDTSSHLERMKKNMEQTIKDLQHRLDEAEQIAMKGGKKQIQKLESRVRELESEVEMEQRRSSDSVKGVRKYERRIKELTYQTEEDRKNLSRLQDLVDKLQLKVKSYKRTSEEAEEQANANLGKFRKIQHELDEAEERADIAESQVNKMRAKSRDSSSKKGKDEE